In Pseudorasbora parva isolate DD20220531a chromosome 20, ASM2467924v1, whole genome shotgun sequence, a single window of DNA contains:
- the LOC137049062 gene encoding gastrula zinc finger protein XlCGF57.1-like translates to MAFIKEESKDVKIEETLRVKHEDTEEQTDLMALKEESEVLNEMEEKYKYKNHDSITEEKTFICSRTENTSSQNMAQNTGTRRHLICPQCGKSFIQKGHFKEHIRVHTGEKPFTCQQCGKSFNQKGILNRHMRVHNGEKPYMCPQCGKSFTEHGNLEFHMTIHTGEKPFTCQHCGTSFTLKGSLNRHMKLHTKEKPYMCPQCGKSFKCHENLEYHMRIHTGEKSYTCQQCGKSFNRKVHFENHMRIHTGEKPFTCQQCGKGFSQKTNLDRHVRIHTGDEPENVSDIKKPKRTT, encoded by the coding sequence ACCTGATGGCACtgaaagaggagagtgaagtactgaatgaaatggaagagaaatataaatataaaaatcatgATTCcattactgaagaaaaaacgtTTATTTGCTCACGGACCGAAAACACTTCCTCACAAAATATGGCTCAAAACACTGGAACTAGAAGGCATTTAATctgccctcagtgtggaaagagtttcattcAGAAGGGACACTTTAAAGAACACAttagagttcacactggagagaagccttttacttgccaacaatgtggaaaaagttttaACCAAAAAGGAATTCTTAACAggcacatgagagttcacaatggagagaaaccttacatgtgccctcagtgtggaaagagtttcactgaaCATGGAAACCTTGAATTCCACATGAcaatccacactggagagaaacctttcacctgccaacaTTGTGGAACAAGTTTCACTCTTAAAGGAAGCCTTAACAGACACATGAAACTTCACACTAAAGAGAAGCCTTACATgtgccctcagtgtggaaagagtttcaaatgtCATGAAAACCTTGAAtaccacatgagaattcacactggagagaagtcttacacctgccaacagtgtgggaaAAGTTTCAATCGCAAAGTACACTTTGAAaaccacatgagaattcacactggagagaagccgttcacctgccaacagtgtggaaaaggTTTCAGCCAAAAAACAAACCTTGACAGGCAcgtgagaattcacactggagatgAGCCAGAAAACGTTTCAGATATAAAGAAACCTAAAAGAACCACATGA